The stretch of DNA TAGCTGCGGCGAACCGCTCCGCGGATGTCAGAGAGCCGCAGGGCACCGATGGCGTGGGCGATGCTGAAATAGGCCGCGCCGCCCACGGTGATCAGCCCCAGAAGGGCGATGTAGCGAATTCCGTCGGTGCCCAGCGCGGGTTTCAGCACTGTGGCGAGGACGCCCAGCAGGATGCCCATCGCGACGGAGGCCAGAATGATCCGGGGCAGGCGTTTTCGGTAGCGTGTGTCGGTGCGCACCACCTCGCCCATCCCCCGTGCGCCGAGATAAAGCAATCCGAGCATGGCCCAGCCCGCCGCGGTTGTGGCGATGGCCGGGGCGATCCAGCCTAGGATCGACGACAGGCCGATGGCGATGCCTGCGTTGATCACCATCGCGACGCAGGCGTAGTAGAACGGTCGCTTGGTGTCGCCCCGCGCGAAGTACTGCGGTTGCAGCACCTTTTGCAGCACGAAGGCGGGCAGGCCCGCGCCGTAGATGGCCACGGCCGTGGCGATGGCGGCAGCGTCATCCGCGCCCGTGGCCCCGCGTTGGAACAGGACCGACACGAGCGGCAGGGGGATCACCATGAGCGCCATAGCGCTCGGCAGGGTGAGCGCCATCGAGAACTCGGTCGCGCGGGAATAGGCGTCGCGGGCGCCGTCGCTGTCCCCGGCCTTGAGCCTGCGGGAGAGATCCGGCAGCAGGACGATGCCCACGGCGATGCCGACGACGCCGAGCGGCAGTTGATAAAGCCGGTCGGCGGCGAAAAGCCAGCTGACCGCGTTGTCGTAGTTCGACGCAACGAGCTGGCCCACGACCAGGTTGATCTGCATGACGCCGGTGGCGAGGGCGGCAGGAATGGCGGTGCGCACCATCTGGCTCATGTCCGGGGTCCAGCGTGGTAGGGCCGGTGTCAGGGCGAACCCTGCTTGGGTCGCGGCACCCCAGGTCAGGGCCAGTTGCGCGATCCCGGCGAGCGGGATGGTCCAGACGAGCCAGGTGATTGCCTCGGCCCCCGTGGCCCAGGCGAGCGTCATGGCGGCGATCACCAGCACGTTCAGCAGGACCGGTGCAGCCGCCGCGACCGCGAACCGGCCCGTGGCGTTCAGGATGCCGGAGAAGAGCGCCGAGAGCGACATGAAGAAGATGTAGGGGAACACGATCCGTCCGTAGCCCACGGCGAGGTCGAAGCGTTCCGGCCCGAAGCCGCCCGCCGTGGCCCAGACCAGTGCGGGCATGAAGATCATGGCGAGCGCCGTCAGGATGAGTGTGCAGAGCGCCAGCCCGTTCAGGGCGTCACGTCCGAATTTGGCGGCGTCCTCGTCCCCTTCGAGCTTGGCGGAGAACATCGGCACGAAGGCCGCGTTGAACGCACCTTCGGCAAAGAAGCGGCGGAACATGTTGGGCAGGCGGAAGGCCGCGACAAAGGCGTCCATCAGCGGGCCGGGGCCGATCAGCGACAGGATCATCACCTCGCGCACGAAGCCAAGGATGCGGCTGAGCAGCGTCCAGACACCCACGGTCAGGAAGCCGCTGATAAGGCGGATCGGTTTCATTGGAGACGGGGTAGCGGGTGGTGCCGATACGCGCAATGGTCGCTGTTACAACGGATTTTCAGCGTGTCCGCTTTGCCGCCTTTAACAAGGGTCAGGAGCGCCCCCCTGACCCTTGCGTAGGTTTTTTTGGATCAGAACAGGAAGCCGTCCCCGAGGCCAAGATCGGCACCGGCGTCGCCGGATGGCTCCGGTGCGACCGGGGTCTGGCCGAAGCCACCCTCCCCGTCGGAGTAGAAGGTGAATGTGTCTCCGTCACCGGTGGTGTACCAGCCAGAGTAGGCATCGGGGTCGCTTACGTCGCTTGAGACCAGATAGGTCATGTCCTGATCTGCTGCGGCTTCGGATTCCAGCCACGCTTCGACGGTCTGGAGCGTTGGGGCTTCGCCGTCGTTGAAGGGGTCGCCGTCTTCGGCAAAGTCTTCCTGTCCTTCGGACGGCGCCTTTTTTTCGTCGATCCGGCGGGGCTGCTGCCCGCCTTCGGGGTTGTTCATTGTGGGCATATCGACCTGCGGTGCGCCGCCGAACAGGGCGTCCTGAAGGTTGAAAATGCCAACGGCATAGAGGTCATCCATGTAGATGGATTGCGTCCAAGGGTCGGGTCGGGTTCCGGTGACGATGATGTTGTTTTCGCTGGTCATGGACATGGGGTCCCAGGATGAAAAGCTCATAAAAAATCTCCAAACATTAGTTAATGACTTGGGAACGGTATCTTGACGCCGCGTCAGTTCAATCGCCCATCCGTACGCTTGCGATTTTCCGCCATTTGACGGGGTTTCGGGCGGCGGGGTTCCGCCACGGATTCTGTGATGTCGACGATCGTCAGCGCGTCGTTGCGCACATTTTTCCCGCGACGCGCGAATAAAACCCGGGCTGCAATCGTTAACTCTGTGCAAGGCCGGCGCGGTGTCGGCGCCAGAAAATATCAGACGCTTATTGCAAACAAAAGGAGACTTGAAATGACCATTCAGACTGTTGCCATTGGCGGGGACCACGGCGAAGATTTCGGTATTGAGCACATCAATTCCATCGGCTTTCGCGGTGACGACATGGTGGAGGGCGTTCGGATCAATGGCACGTATTACGGTGACGTGCAGGGCGACGAAACCGACGTTCTGAACTTTCAGCAGGACGAATACATCAATCACCTTGTCGTCTACGAAAGCCATGACGATAAGAAGAACGAAGACAGGATCCGTGGTGTTGAACTGACGACCAACCTGGGCCGCAGCCTCACGTGCGGGACGTTTCGGGGGCCGAAGCGTGTTCTGAAAAACATCCGGGTGCTGGGTATCGGCGGCAATGCAGGCCACATGCTGTTCAAGCTGCGCGTTTACCACATCTCGGATTACAAGGAATCGTCCGTGGTTCAGACTGGCGTGTTCGCCGTCACCAATGTCATCCCGCAGGGCCAGACATTCGAACGCTCGGTCTCTAGCCGTGTGGCCAAGATGGACAGCACGCGCCTGTTCTTTGAAACTGTGAGCAGCGTGACACAGACCAATGAAGCGGGTGCGGCGATGGGTGAGTTTTCGGCCAAGGCCAGCACGACCTTTGGTCTGACGGTCACCACGCAGGCCGAGTTCAATTCCATCGTCGAAGAGGAGCGGAAGGAGACCGAAAAGATCACCTATGCTCCGCCTGCGGGCCATGTCGGGATCGAGGTTGTCGTGATGGACGTGTTCGAGGCAAGCGACGGGATCATCTGGTTCTTTCCGACATCCGAGCCGAACATCATTTCCGCCGCCGTGTCGGGCGATAGTGTG from Tateyamaria omphalii encodes:
- a CDS encoding jacalin-like lectin — translated: MTIQTVAIGGDHGEDFGIEHINSIGFRGDDMVEGVRINGTYYGDVQGDETDVLNFQQDEYINHLVVYESHDDKKNEDRIRGVELTTNLGRSLTCGTFRGPKRVLKNIRVLGIGGNAGHMLFKLRVYHISDYKESSVVQTGVFAVTNVIPQGQTFERSVSSRVAKMDSTRLFFETVSSVTQTNEAGAAMGEFSAKASTTFGLTVTTQAEFNSIVEEERKETEKITYAPPAGHVGIEVVVMDVFEASDGIIWFFPTSEPNIISAAVSGDSVITSDLYDMTGVLTLHLPNMAPQTFDYDSFAARMAA
- the murJ gene encoding murein biosynthesis integral membrane protein MurJ, with the protein product MKPIRLISGFLTVGVWTLLSRILGFVREVMILSLIGPGPLMDAFVAAFRLPNMFRRFFAEGAFNAAFVPMFSAKLEGDEDAAKFGRDALNGLALCTLILTALAMIFMPALVWATAGGFGPERFDLAVGYGRIVFPYIFFMSLSALFSGILNATGRFAVAAAAPVLLNVLVIAAMTLAWATGAEAITWLVWTIPLAGIAQLALTWGAATQAGFALTPALPRWTPDMSQMVRTAIPAALATGVMQINLVVGQLVASNYDNAVSWLFAADRLYQLPLGVVGIAVGIVLLPDLSRRLKAGDSDGARDAYSRATEFSMALTLPSAMALMVIPLPLVSVLFQRGATGADDAAAIATAVAIYGAGLPAFVLQKVLQPQYFARGDTKRPFYYACVAMVINAGIAIGLSSILGWIAPAIATTAAGWAMLGLLYLGARGMGEVVRTDTRYRKRLPRIILASVAMGILLGVLATVLKPALGTDGIRYIALLGLITVGGAAYFSIAHAIGALRLSDIRGAVRRS